One candidate division WOR-3 bacterium genomic window, ATTGCCACTCTGCCAGTGTTTTATCTCAAAAATAAGGTCTGCCGGTGCCTGAGAAGGTGCGATATAGAAACTATCCTGCACCGTGAAAGTTGAACAGGCGTAAACTTGAGTAGGATAACTCTTGTAAACTATGTAACTCGTGTCCTGTACACCTCCCGTACTTTTAACCTTAGTGGGAAGTAGCCTGGTTGATACATAAGTATATTTGTTGTCCCAGTTTCCACCTGCTGGCACCACGTAGGTCACGAAATAAACAAGGTAATCTCTGCCACTGTCAGGAAGGGAGATCGGTGGATTAAGCCCAAAGGTCTTGATCCAGGTACCAGCTGAAAGATTGGATACCCGCTCCTGGTACAAAACCGTACCCGAAACATAAGACTTGATCTCAAAAACCACATCGGCAGGTGCCTGATGAGGGGCGACATAAAAACTATCCCTTACGGTAAAATTAGTATTTGCGTTGACACTATCAGGGTAATTAGTATGGCAAACGAAAGAGGGATAGTATAAACCTAAGTGCTTTGCCAGACCCTTGGCGTAGGCATAGGCTTGCCTCTCCACATGGGCATACCAGTTGTAACAGAACCTCCAGGATTCGTTGTAAGTTCCATTATAATCAATAAAGGATGCCTCACCCAGGATGGCAGGCATATTTGTATAAACCAATACATAGTAATTCGCCGTCCTCGCTCCCCTATCATTATACCCATACGCCGCCACCAATTGTCTATGAGTGGAATCCCTGAGATTGAAACTATAAGAACTACCAGAGGTATAGCAGTATGTCTCAGTACCTTGCACTGTTCCATCGTAGGCGTTTTGGTGAATTGAGATAAACCTATCAAAATCGTTGGAATTAGCATAATTTACCCTTGCTTCTAAGGATACATCTACATCGGTAGACCTTGTCATTCCTACACTTGTTACATTTGGTATTTGAAGAATAAATTCCTGCGCCTTTAGCCCAACATCCAAATTTGCTGCCTTCTCTGTATAGTAGCTTCCCGTTGCACCCGGGTCACTTCCGCCATGACCTGGGTCTAAGCAGATAGTCCATGCATAAAGTGAAGAATATAGGAAAAGGATAGAGACTAAAACTAACCGTCTCATATTACCCCCTACCTTAGAAATTTACTGGAGTTTAAATAGCCAACCTGCCCCTCAGGGCTGCAGAAATAAATTCTCTTTCCGTCTGGTGAAAACATTGGCCTTATTTCAGAAATCTCCTTAGTATTGGTAATTTTATTTGTTATCTTTCCTGACACTGAATATACATAAATTTCAGAGGCCGTAATGTTGTGTCCATCATCCTGTGAGATATTGAAAGCAATTAAACTCCCATCGGATGAAAAGCAAGGATTGGAACCCTTAGATACATAAAAGTTTTCGTTCAAGTTCAAATTATACAAATATATTCCCTTGCTCATTTCATTGTAGGCAACATAAAAACCGTCTGGTGAAAAAATGGGAGCAAAGCAAGTGCCTTCAACGCTGACCTTCTTTTTATTGCCACTCCAATCGATCAAATATATCTGATCATCTTCCTGAAAAGCAAACATCTTTGCTTTCGGAGAATAGTCAATATAATAGCTTCTCACACCGCTTATAGAATGTTTCAGGTTCCCGAGGGTGTCAACAATGAGAATTTCACCATTATATGTGTAAGCAATTAAAGTATCATCGACCCAAACAGGGAAGCCTACCTTTTCTGGCTGCTCCGCCACAACCCTTTCTGTACCATCAAAATGGAGAAGTTTCACCTTATTGTAATCTCTGTAGACAATCCTATCTCTCGCCGGCGATAGTGCCAGTTTATATGCATTGCCTTCAGAGAGCTTCTTGACACTATTTGCCTTTACATAAAAAAGGTAAATCCCCTCGTACTTTGGGCCACTTAGTATGAGTTCACTTTGCGATTTAACATCCACAAGGATGTAAAAGTTTGAAAGCTTTAAAAGGTAAGATAACAAAAGCAGGTTAAAAACCATAAACACCTCCTTTCTTTAATTTTAGAATATCCCCATGTCTGCGAAATGTCAAGTTGTATTTTTAGCCTGTGCGAAGTAAAAATTTTTGCACATTCAAAAAGTTTAAACAACTAACCTACATAATATCACCGTCACTTAGTCAAATTTCCTTACAAATCCAGGACGATATCCTCAAGCCGTCTCTTTGGAACATGTTGAGAGAATTGACTTTCAGATTGGTTAAGCACTTTTTAAATCAGCTCCAAATAACTTCAGTCAATGTAAAGCTTCCACTCAACTTTCCTTAAATTACCGCGTTCAAAGTAAAAATTTATCTCGCTGCCTGCTGAAGTCACGTAAACTAAGAGCGAATCAGAATCAACCTTGGGAGATCCAAAAGTTCTTCGAACCTTATCGAGTTTGTCACCGATTTTCACATATTCCAATTTAACTTTTCTGTCCTCAACAAGGCAATAAAAAACCACGGATTTCCCAAAGGTTGGACTTTCATACCTTTTCACCACGACACCTTTGTAATATTCAGTGATCACATAATCTCTGATTCCTTCGTAATGAGGGTTATTGACTGTCAAAGTCTCAGCCTTCACAGGATTACCCAAAATGGAGAAAGTATGATAATGGTTAAAATCTACTCCCACTACCCCTTTCTCTGAAAATCTTTCCAACCTCTCGGAAACGGTTTCACGCCTCCCACAGCTAAAAAGCAAAATTATCACAAAAACAAAAAAGTACCGCATTAAACACCTCCTTACTCATATCTTAAGGCCTCAGAAGGATTTAATCTACTTGCCCTAAAGGCTGGAAAAACTCCCGCCATCAAACCAACCATTATTGAAAAGAGGGTGCCGACAAACATCCCAAGAAACTCAAAACGGGGTTCAAATTTAAAAATTGGCCCTATAACTCCAGTGGCGAATATCCCAAGCGCCACTCCGAGAAAACCACCCACTAAGCAAACTATTGTACTCTCAATTAAAAATTGAAAAAAGATGTCCCTTCTCCTTGCACCCACTGCCATCCTTATCCCGATCTCCGAAGTCCTCTCTGTAACCGAAATTAACATAACATTCATAATTCCAATGCATCCTACAAGTAGCGAAAGAATTGAAATAACCAAAAGAATAGTGGAAAAGAAATTTACTGTTTTAAGGCTCTCTTTAAGTAGAATTGAATGAGAGAAGCTTTTGTATTCTTGTTTGCCATTGAACAAAACTTTAAGAGCTTTATTGACCTCCTCCATCGCCAAATTGACTACTGCGGAATTTAATGCTGAAACATAAATCTCACCATACACTTGCCCATATTTTGACAAAACTGTTGAATAGGGTATAAAAATCTCGATTACGTTCTCTCTTTCTGGATAAACTAACTTGTTTCGCTTCACAATCCCCACAACTTCATAGAAATTGCCTTCCAGATTAATAAACTCCCCAATGGAGGGCATTCTCCCAAACAAATTATAAACAGCCGGGCTCTCTTCAATTACACAGACCTCTCTTTTTAATCTCATATCTAATTCGTTTATAAACCTCCCTTTCAAAACCCTGACATCGGCCATGGATTCGTAATTGGGCGATACCCCCATTCCATTTATGATAAAAGGATCCCTCTGGGTTCGAAAAATCAAAAACAAGACCTCACAAATTTCTTTTACATGGGGACAACTTTTTCTTATAAATTGAAGGTCCTCAGGAGTCAACCGGCGAGGCAACTCTCGGGTCGCAGTCTCGAAGGTAACATTACCAAAAAAATAATAGTCGATGCGAAAAGTTTCAATACCCATCTTCGAAACGAAATCATGAACTTTCCCCTTCGCTAATTGGGATAGATTTGTAACTACCACAAGAACTGTTATGCCAATGAAAACTCCAAGTAACGAGAGAAACGTTCTTAATTTATGCGCCTTAAAGGTTTGCCAGGATATGTAAAATAGGTCCCTCAGGTACATTATTTCTCAACCTTAACCCACTCGCCGTCCTTCACGTAGTAACTTCCATAGGTTATTACCTTTTCCCCTTCCTTCAATCCTCCCTTAATTTCGATTAGGACCCCGTCTGTCTCCCCCACCGAGACATACCTTCTCTTCGCTCTACCATTCTTATAGACATACACAAAAGTCCTAGAAAGGCTCCCCGCTTCATAATTAATTGCCTCCAAAGGTAAGACCATTACATTCCTTATCGTTCTGTAAACCAGTTCACCTACAACAGTCTCACCAAGCCTCAGAACTGCCGTAGGATCAACCTTTTCAGTGATATTAACATAAACTTTATAAGTTGGCGTGGTGCCTGAGGAAGCTTCTTCCCGCATCAGACTTATGTTTTCCACCTCTCCGGTAAATTTAACTTCGCCATCGATAATGATATTGCCCTTCATACCTGGATAAACTCTATTAATGTCTGACTCGAAAACACTTAAAACCGCTACAAGGGAATTTAGATCTGCAACCACGAACAAATCCTTTCCTCCATTGACAATTTGACCATTCTTCACCTCTATCTTTACCAGTATCCCATCTATGGGTGAATAAACAGGCCTCGGTTCAAGCTTTGCCCGGAGCTTGTCAAGATTAGACTTCTCTCTTAAAAATGAAATCTCCTTAGCTCTATATTCCTGATAGGAAATCGCCTTCATTTCATAGAGCCTTTTCGCCACCTCCAAATCCTTTTCCGCCAGCTCAAAGTTCATCTCTGCAAACTTCAAATCTTCGAGCAAATTCTTTTCTTCTTCCGCAGTTGGAACAATATAGCACAACACTTCATTCTTCTTGACTCCGGATCCTGCCACCAGCTGTTCGCTTACACCCTTTATTTCACCAGCAATTGGAGCTGTTACAGTAAAGATTCTCCTCGAAGTTATGAAACCTGGAGCCTTAACCTTTAGAACCAAATCCCCTCTGGTGACTTCTGCTATCTTTACCACCTTAGCATTCAATCTCGCACCTAATACTCTATAGACCAATACCAAGGAAGTCAATGCAACAACCAGTGAGAAAAACAGGATTATAGCTTTTTTCATCATTGCTGAATCCTCTCTAAGTTGAGCTCACCCATTAATCTTAAAAGTCTCGTGTAAAGGATAAACACCTCCGTTTTTAGATTAAAATAGTTTTCCTCGGTCTCCTCATACCTCTGAAGGTTAAAATAATATTCCTGGTAAGACAAAGTGCCAGAACGATACTTTAATTCAGCAACCTTAAGGGCTTCCGCGGCCAGTTCGCGGGAAGCTTCATAGAGTTTGAGCTTCTTTTTTGCAACCTCTATTTGGAACAGCAAATTTTCAATTTCCTTCCTTAGCCTATATTTCAATTCCTCGTAGTTAAAAAGCGCTAACTTATATTGCTCTTCTGCCAACTTTTTCCTACTTTTCAGAATTCCGGCAGTGAACAAGGGCCACTGCAAAGAAAGTTCCATTTGTGGGGAGAAAATCCCTGAAAAAACTTCAAAAGGCCTCGTATAATTAAAAGAGAAATTTACATCCGGGAAAAAATATAACTTCTGAGCCTTTAAATTGCCTTTAATCTGATTTAATTGGATCTTGAAAATCATTAACTCTGGATTTTTTTGAAGGGCCCTTTTCCAGCAAGTTTCAAGATCAAAATCACCAACATTCAGAGGTATATCCTCCTGCAAAACCAAAGAATCCTCAATTTCAATTCCCAGGAGCCTCAAAAATTCTTCCTTCGCGATTCTGAAACTTTGCAACAGCTCTTCATAGCTTGCAATCTCTAAATTTCTCTGCAAGTAAAAGTTGGACAGTTCCGATGGCGCTGCAAGACCACCTTCTACTTTTACTTTAATTACCTCGATTAAAGATTCGGTGCTTTTAATGGACTGTTCAACCCTCTTGATACTGTTTAAAATCCTCACAAGCCCAAAGTAGCTGTTTACCACCTCTAAAATTAAATTTTGCTTCGCAATATCCTTCTGAATCTCTGCTATATTCAGGTTATCCCGTGTGCTTTTCTCACTAAGAAAACTTTCAAGAATTCTTTGTGGGCTTAGGGGCTGAATCAAACTAACCCTTAATTCTCCATCCCTGGTATTAAAGGGGTTTACAAACAAATTAGCCTCAAGATCAGTACCTAAATACGGAATAACCTTATCACTTAAAATAAGTGTGCTCCTAAAGCGCTTTAAGTTATTTCCCGACAATGAAAAAAAGCGCAGCTGAGGATAATATTGGGCATTATGTATTTTATACTCCAGTTTTGCACTCTGATATTGCTGATTTGATGGGAACAAGATGCTTTGATTGTTTATTAAAGCAATTTTAACCGCATCCTGGAGCGTTAAGGTTGCACTCAACAAAATTGATACAAAAAGGAGCATACTGAATACTTCAAAAAATTTTAGAGCCATTAGCCTGGATAAAAAAGGCTAATGGCTCTAAATCAAAAATAAAGATTATATTCCGCAGAACGTTCCTCTGGTTACATACTGTCCAACACTTCCATTAGGCTTTTGCGCAACTCCATACTTTCTCAATTCCCAATGGAGATGTGGACCCGTTGATACACCGGTATTCCCAACAGCACCTATCGTTAAATCGAAAGAAGTTAAGGACTGCCCAACCCTAACGTAGATAGCGCTCAAATGAGCGTACCTCGTCTCCCAACCAGCGGAGTAGGCACTATGGTCAATATAAATTGCATTCCCGTAACCACTAACCCAACCAGCAACCGTTACTCTGCCTCTACCAGCGTTGCCGACACCTCTTCCCGTTGGAGCAGCTATATCCGTTCCATAATGATACTTCCACTCACCAGTTACAGGATGGACTCTCCACCCTACAACAGACGTTATTGTTCCACTGGTGGGCCATACAAAGGCATTGGCCAAGCCAACTAATGTAAGTGTTATTACTATTGAGCCTACTATTTTTAGGACTTTCATAGCTCACCCCCTTTGTATCAAAAGCATAGCAAATCTTGTACCATTATAAGCCTTTTCAGAAATATCCAATCAACATACACTTAAAAGTTCAAAGCCCTGTTGGGGTGTCAAAATTCTGACACCCCAAGGGCGCCAGAAATTATAAATTTTTAAAATCCAATATCTTATGTGTGTCAAAATTTTGACACCCCCTATCAAGAAAGAACAACTAACTTCAAAGAAGAACTTATATGAAATACACTTTTAAAGAGATCTTCGTGCACCCAAGAAAAATTAAAGAAATTAAACCCTTCCTAAAATCCTTACAAATCCAGGACGATATCCTCAAGCCGCCTCTTTGGAACATGGTGAATGTACTTTTCGTCTCTCCAGTATCTTATATCTCCATCAGGCCCCACTTCTTCAATTACAACAGTCTCCTTTGGTTTCCCGATGGCAATCGCATAAATAATTTCATACTTATCAGGAATATTAAAGAGTTTCCTTACATTATCTCGATTCAAGGAACCCATTATGCAACCGCCAAGTCCTTTTTCTACAGCGCCAAGGAGTATCGACTGGGTTGCAAGACCTGCGTCAATCAAATAATTCTTTGAAAGATCTTTTTCTGCGAGAACTATAATATACGCCGATGGCCTTTCGCCTTCCTTCGGGCCACCCCAATCTTTAAGGTAGGCCGCCCAGGTGACGTTTTGAAAAATCAACGCGCACCTCTCGGGGGTATTGACAATAATGTACCTTAAGGGCTGCAAATTCATACTGGATGGGGAAAGCCTTGCAAGGTCAATAAGTTCAAGCAAAGTTTCACGACTTACTTGATGATCCTCGTAATATCTTCTG contains:
- a CDS encoding ABC transporter permease, encoding MYLRDLFYISWQTFKAHKLRTFLSLLGVFIGITVLVVVTNLSQLAKGKVHDFVSKMGIETFRIDYYFFGNVTFETATRELPRRLTPEDLQFIRKSCPHVKEICEVLFLIFRTQRDPFIINGMGVSPNYESMADVRVLKGRFINELDMRLKREVCVIEESPAVYNLFGRMPSIGEFINLEGNFYEVVGIVKRNKLVYPERENVIEIFIPYSTVLSKYGQVYGEIYVSALNSAVVNLAMEEVNKALKVLFNGKQEYKSFSHSILLKESLKTVNFFSTILLVISILSLLVGCIGIMNVMLISVTERTSEIGIRMAVGARRRDIFFQFLIESTIVCLVGGFLGVALGIFATGVIGPIFKFEPRFEFLGMFVGTLFSIMVGLMAGVFPAFRASRLNPSEALRYE
- a CDS encoding efflux RND transporter periplasmic adaptor subunit gives rise to the protein MMKKAIILFFSLVVALTSLVLVYRVLGARLNAKVVKIAEVTRGDLVLKVKAPGFITSRRIFTVTAPIAGEIKGVSEQLVAGSGVKKNEVLCYIVPTAEEEKNLLEDLKFAEMNFELAEKDLEVAKRLYEMKAISYQEYRAKEISFLREKSNLDKLRAKLEPRPVYSPIDGILVKIEVKNGQIVNGGKDLFVVADLNSLVAVLSVFESDINRVYPGMKGNIIIDGEVKFTGEVENISLMREEASSGTTPTYKVYVNITEKVDPTAVLRLGETVVGELVYRTIRNVMVLPLEAINYEAGSLSRTFVYVYKNGRAKRRYVSVGETDGVLIEIKGGLKEGEKVITYGSYYVKDGEWVKVEK
- a CDS encoding TolC family protein produces the protein MLLFVSILLSATLTLQDAVKIALINNQSILFPSNQQYQSAKLEYKIHNAQYYPQLRFFSLSGNNLKRFRSTLILSDKVIPYLGTDLEANLFVNPFNTRDGELRVSLIQPLSPQRILESFLSEKSTRDNLNIAEIQKDIAKQNLILEVVNSYFGLVRILNSIKRVEQSIKSTESLIEVIKVKVEGGLAAPSELSNFYLQRNLEIASYEELLQSFRIAKEEFLRLLGIEIEDSLVLQEDIPLNVGDFDLETCWKRALQKNPELMIFKIQLNQIKGNLKAQKLYFFPDVNFSFNYTRPFEVFSGIFSPQMELSLQWPLFTAGILKSRKKLAEEQYKLALFNYEELKYRLRKEIENLLFQIEVAKKKLKLYEASRELAAEALKVAELKYRSGTLSYQEYYFNLQRYEETEENYFNLKTEVFILYTRLLRLMGELNLERIQQ
- a CDS encoding M23 family metallopeptidase; the protein is MKVLKIVGSIVITLTLVGLANAFVWPTSGTITSVVGWRVHPVTGEWKYHYGTDIAAPTGRGVGNAGRGRVTVAGWVSGYGNAIYIDHSAYSAGWETRYAHLSAIYVRVGQSLTSFDLTIGAVGNTGVSTGPHLHWELRKYGVAQKPNGSVGQYVTRGTFCGI
- a CDS encoding nitroreductase family protein, translating into MLRDLIIKNRSYRRYYEDHQVSRETLLELIDLARLSPSSMNLQPLRYIIVNTPERCALIFQNVTWAAYLKDWGGPKEGERPSAYIIVLAEKDLSKNYLIDAGLATQSILLGAVEKGLGGCIMGSLNRDNVRKLFNIPDKYEIIYAIAIGKPKETVVIEEVGPDGDIRYWRDEKYIHHVPKRRLEDIVLDL